From a region of the Mercurialis annua linkage group LG1-X, ddMerAnnu1.2, whole genome shotgun sequence genome:
- the LOC126665954 gene encoding probable serine/threonine-protein kinase PBL28, producing MHLFWWQQLPLLILIQLLEPNSKNQKLYVEALVVSKSTVGSPQHSGGKTGRYSCLRQWASGNCNKLNDPGVVSSLTSRRHPLNLQTGFVKLASSKNLSSDSPTERTVAAVRKDNSVPTLTPLPPSNDKKSNKQKFAAIIGGAGAALLVISIVVLVYMCLMRIKKFLRHGSETASSVISPPSDSARGDISPYATAQSPLGSKDLRQLSILELERATRNFSQSNIIGEGTFGLVYKGLLLDGSIVAVKRCLHNSVHDFVHEVKHIASARHKHLLDLIGYCEDNHQQLLVYDYISNGNVGNYLYDTEGLPIGKLDMRQRLSIALGAGKGLQYIHSLVPPLLHMHFRTSNVLLGDNFTAKVSDYGICKLVMASHRAGSSSAMDYFLDPELNSLTNFSEQSDVYSFGIFVLELISGRNAHGKYMFISGHNLVNEARECNLENFIDKTLGERKTEAARQLMEVALQCIDIGRKRPSMTRIVEEIEQIQGRGMGYLQGDEIGSVRLGSELFK from the exons ATGCACTTGTTCTGGTGGCAACAACTGCCGCTGCTCATATTGATTCAACTCCTCGAACCTAATAGCAAAAACCAAAAACTATATG TTGAAGCATTAGTTGTTAGTAAGAGCACAGTTGGCAGTCCTCAACATTCCGGTGGCAAGACGGGAAGATACTCATGCCTAAGACAATGGGCAAGTGGCAACTGTAATAAACTGAATGACCCAGGTGTTGTTTCTTC GCTTACATCTAGAAGACATCCACTTAATCTGCAGACAGGATTTGTCAAGTTGGCATCTTCAAAAAATTTGTCCTCAGATTCTCCGACTGAAAGAACAGTTGCTGCAGTGCGTAAGGACAATAGTGTTCCAACATTAACACCCTTGCCACCATCTAATGATAAGAAATCAAACAAGCAGAAATTTGCTGCCATTATTGGTGGTGCTGGAGCCGCCCTACTAGTGATATCCATAGTGGTGCTAGTTTACATGTGCTTGATGCGTATTAAGAAGTTTCTGAGGCACGGATCTGAGACAGCATCTTCTGTGATATCTCCTCCTT CTGATTCGGCAAGAGGTGACATTTCCCCCTATGCTACTGCACAGTCTCCTCTTGGTTCAAAAGATTTAAGGCAATTGTCAATCCTGGAGCTTGAGCGTGCTACACGCAATTTCAGTCAGAGTAATATCATAGGTGAAGGGACATTCGGTTTGGTTTATAAGGGACTACTTCTAGATGGATCAATTGTGGCAGTTAAGAGATGCCTGCATAACTCAGTTCACGATTTTGTTCACGAG GTGAAACACATAGCTTCAGCTCGCCACAAGCATCTTCTCGACCTTATCGGCTATTGTGAAGATAACCATCAGCAATTACTTGTATATGATTACATATCTAATGGAAATGTAGGGAATTACCTCTATG ATACTGAAGGTTTACCCATTGGAAAGTTAGACATGCGGCAAAGGCTGTCGATTGCGTTGGGAGCTGGAAAAG GCCTCCAATACATCCACAGTTTGGTTCCTCCTCTCCTGCATATGCACTTCAGAACTAGTAATGTTCTTTTAGGTGATAACTTTACTGCCAAAGTTTCTGATTACGGAATATGTAAATTGGTAATGGCGAGTCATCGCGCTGGGTCATCTTCAGCCATGGATTACTTTCTTGATCCAGA GTTAAATTCGCTGACCAACTTTTCGGAGCAAAGTGATGTCTATAGTTTTGGTATCTTCGTGCTTGAGCTAATAAGCGGCCGCAATGCACATGGGAAATACATGTTCATCTCAGGGCACAACTTAGTAAATGAG GCAAGGGAGTGCAATCTTGAAAACTTCATCGATAAGACGCTCGGGGAGCGGAAAACGGAAGCTGCAAGACAGCTGATGGAGGTGGCATTGCAATGTATAGATATTGGTAGAAAAAGACCATCAATGACAAGAATTGTTGAAGAGATAGAGCAGATTCAAGGGAGAGGAATGGGATATTTGCAAGGTGATGAGATAGGCTCCGTAAGACTTGGTAGTGAACTctttaagtga
- the LOC126664660 gene encoding uncharacterized protein LOC126664660: protein MISILAQERLLGAAMGSALVGFIVFEQRKRIYQSISQPHTQSQLKEPIFGKQFRSQFAVLWNKSVDETFRPVVTSLSSRRQ, encoded by the exons ATGATTAGCATTCTCGCTCAG GAGCGTTTACTTGGAGCCGCCATGGGAAGTGCTCTAGTGGGTTTTATTGTTTTCGAGCAAAGAAAACGTATCTATCAATCAATTTCTCAACCTCATACCCAATCTCAG TTGAAGGAGCCTATTTTTGGAAAGCAATTCCGTTCGCAGTTTGCAGTCTTGTGGAACAAATCTGTGGATGAGACATTTAGACCTGTTGTGACTTCTCTTAGTTCACGCCGACAATAA
- the LOC126664659 gene encoding uncharacterized protein LOC126664659, with product MNSKAYFLLISIISLVLTPSRAQERAPHGLAYENPIAFSPSAVEFFHPATQQPTNVKNPCSAHSSSGCSPLPLAAQVEAMSTAQQKGGSTRLGPGGIAGIVIGLAFAVFLAMGGFYVFVTRRANENRANSVRPDA from the coding sequence ATGAATTCTAAAGCTTATTTCTTGCTCATCTCTATTATATCATTAGTCTTGACTCCTTCAAGAGCTCAAGAAAGAGCACCTCATGGTCTAGCTTATGAAAACCCAATTGCATTTTCACCTTCAGCGGTTGAATTTTTCCATCCAGCAACACAACAACCAACCAATGTGAAAAATCCATGTTCTGCTCACTCATCATCTGGCTGCTCGCCGTTGCCTCTCGCAGCTCAAGTTGAAGCTATGTCGACTGCTCAGCAGAAAGGTGGCAGTACTCGACTCGGACCAGGCGGCATTGCGGGTATTGTGATTGGTTTGGCATTTGCGGTGTTTCTTGCGATGGGAGGTTTTTATGTCTTCGTCACTCGTCGAGCTAATGAGAATCGAGCTAACTCTGTTCGACCCGATGCTTGA